One genomic region from Pseudorca crassidens isolate mPseCra1 chromosome 11, mPseCra1.hap1, whole genome shotgun sequence encodes:
- the KIAA0930 gene encoding uncharacterized protein KIAA0930 homolog isoform X1, with translation MLRAIAEERGRLSLRREVCGLGCFKDDRIVFWTWMFSTYFMEKWAPRQDDMLFYVRRKLAYVGSEGAVDGRKLAEAEPEVEVEVYRRDSKKLPGLGDPDIDWEESVCLNLILQKLDYMVTCAVCTRTDGGDIHVHKKKSQQVFASPSKHPMDSKGEESKISYPNIFFMIDSFEEVFSDMTVGEGEMVCVELVASDKSNTFQGVIFQGSIRYEALKKVYDNRVSVAARMAQKMSFGFYKYNNMEFVRMKGPQGKGHAEMAVSRVSTGDTSPCGTEEDSSPASPMHERVTSFSTPPTPERNHRPAFFSPSLRRKVPRSRMAEMKKSHSANDSEELFREDDGGADLHNATNLRSRSLSGTGRSLVGSWLKLNRTDGNFLLYAHLTYVTLPLHRILTDEGAATHERLGQQEPNPGVWPQSTLSLDTVLPQD, from the exons GGTGCTTCAAGGATGACCGCATCGTCTTCTGGACTTGGATGTTCTCTACCTACTTCATGGAGAAGTGGGCCCCGCGGCAGGACGACATGCTCTTCTACGTGCGCCGGAAGCTGGCGTACGTGGGCAGCGAGGGTGCCGTCGACGGGCGGAAG CTGGCTGAGGCCGAGCccgaggtggaggtggaggtgtaCCGGCGGGATTCCAAGAAGCTGCCGGGCCTCGGAGACCCTGACATCGACTGGGAGGAGAGCGTCTGCTTGAACCTCATCCTGCAGAAG CTGGACTACATGGTGACATGTGCTGTGTGCACACGAACTGATGGCGGGGACATCCACGTCCATAAGAAGAAATCCCAG CAAGTGTTCGCATCCCCCAGTAAACATCCCATGGACAGCAAAGGGGAAGAATCCAAGATCAGCTACCCCAACATCTTCTTCATGATCGACAGCTTCGAGGAG GTGTTCAGCGACATGACCGTGGGCGAAGGAGAGATGGTCTGTGTGGAGCTGGTGGCCAGTGACAAATCCAACACGTTCCAAGGGGTCATCTTTCAGGGCTCCATCCGCTACGAGGCGCTCAAGAAGGTGTACGACAACCGC GTGAGTGTGGCTGCCCGCATGGCACAGAAGATGTCCTTTGGCTTCTACAAGTACAACAACATGGAGTTTGTGCGCATGAAGGGGCCACAGGGCAAGGGCCACGCCGAGATGGCGGTCAGCCGTGTGTCCACTGGTGACACGTCCCCCTGCGGGACCGAAGAGGACTCCAGCCCGGCTTCGCCCATGCACGAGCGG GTGACCTCCTTCAGCACTCCCCCAACGCCCGAGCGCAACCACCGGCCCGCCTTCTTCTCCCCGTCCCTCAGGAGGAAGGTGCCCCGCAGCCGGATGGCGGAGATGAAGAAGTCTCACTCGGCCAACGACAGCGAGGAACTCTTCCGGGAGGATGACGGGGGAG CCGACCTGCACAATGCCACCAACCTGCGGTCTCGGTCCCTGTCCGGCACGGGGCGCTCCCTGGTCGGGTCCTGGCTGAAGCTGAACCGAACAGACGGGAATTTCCTTCTTTATGCACATTTAACCTACGTCACTTTGCCGCTGCACCGGATTTTAACAG ATGAGGGAGCAGCCACACACGAGAGGTTGGGACAACAGGAGCCCAACCCAGGCGTCTGGCCCCAGTCGACACTGAGCCTCGACACCGTGCTGCCCCAGGACTGA
- the KIAA0930 gene encoding uncharacterized protein KIAA0930 homolog isoform X2 codes for MLRAIAEERGRLSLRREVCGLGCFKDDRIVFWTWMFSTYFMEKWAPRQDDMLFYVRRKLAYVGSEGAVDGRKLAEAEPEVEVEVYRRDSKKLPGLGDPDIDWEESVCLNLILQKLDYMVTCAVCTRTDGGDIHVHKKKSQQVFASPSKHPMDSKGEESKISYPNIFFMIDSFEEVFSDMTVGEGEMVCVELVASDKSNTFQGVIFQGSIRYEALKKVYDNRVSVAARMAQKMSFGFYKYNNMEFVRMKGPQGKGHAEMAVSRVSTGDTSPCGTEEDSSPASPMHERVTSFSTPPTPERNHRPAFFSPSLRRKVPRSRMAEMKKSHSANDSEELFREDDGGADLHNATNLRSRSLSGTGRSLVGSWLKLNRTDGNFLLYAHLTYVTLPLHRILTDILEVRQKPILMT; via the exons GGTGCTTCAAGGATGACCGCATCGTCTTCTGGACTTGGATGTTCTCTACCTACTTCATGGAGAAGTGGGCCCCGCGGCAGGACGACATGCTCTTCTACGTGCGCCGGAAGCTGGCGTACGTGGGCAGCGAGGGTGCCGTCGACGGGCGGAAG CTGGCTGAGGCCGAGCccgaggtggaggtggaggtgtaCCGGCGGGATTCCAAGAAGCTGCCGGGCCTCGGAGACCCTGACATCGACTGGGAGGAGAGCGTCTGCTTGAACCTCATCCTGCAGAAG CTGGACTACATGGTGACATGTGCTGTGTGCACACGAACTGATGGCGGGGACATCCACGTCCATAAGAAGAAATCCCAG CAAGTGTTCGCATCCCCCAGTAAACATCCCATGGACAGCAAAGGGGAAGAATCCAAGATCAGCTACCCCAACATCTTCTTCATGATCGACAGCTTCGAGGAG GTGTTCAGCGACATGACCGTGGGCGAAGGAGAGATGGTCTGTGTGGAGCTGGTGGCCAGTGACAAATCCAACACGTTCCAAGGGGTCATCTTTCAGGGCTCCATCCGCTACGAGGCGCTCAAGAAGGTGTACGACAACCGC GTGAGTGTGGCTGCCCGCATGGCACAGAAGATGTCCTTTGGCTTCTACAAGTACAACAACATGGAGTTTGTGCGCATGAAGGGGCCACAGGGCAAGGGCCACGCCGAGATGGCGGTCAGCCGTGTGTCCACTGGTGACACGTCCCCCTGCGGGACCGAAGAGGACTCCAGCCCGGCTTCGCCCATGCACGAGCGG GTGACCTCCTTCAGCACTCCCCCAACGCCCGAGCGCAACCACCGGCCCGCCTTCTTCTCCCCGTCCCTCAGGAGGAAGGTGCCCCGCAGCCGGATGGCGGAGATGAAGAAGTCTCACTCGGCCAACGACAGCGAGGAACTCTTCCGGGAGGATGACGGGGGAG CCGACCTGCACAATGCCACCAACCTGCGGTCTCGGTCCCTGTCCGGCACGGGGCGCTCCCTGGTCGGGTCCTGGCTGAAGCTGAACCGAACAGACGGGAATTTCCTTCTTTATGCACATTTAACCTACGTCACTTTGCCGCTGCACCGGATTTTAACAG ACATCCTGGAAGTACGGCAGAAGCCCATCCTGATGACCTAG